One window of the Thermodesulfomicrobium sp. WS genome contains the following:
- a CDS encoding aminotransferase class IV yields the protein MTTPVASRDEVVARILATPRPGEETILAFYEHRLGVICTDPRLMLMPMDDHLVHRGDGVFETLRFEDGCIYQLDAHLARLERSCAAIGLVPPEPLTVVRGRILDVCRAAGEPCGHVFVLVGRGPGGFSLDPRECPRASLYVVVRRFTPKPERFWEEGVHAWRVSIPPKPSWLAGIKSVNYLPNVLMKMEAVAHGAEYPLCFDEDGNLAEGATENVALVDAAGHLVIPELKHALLGTTLKRVMTLVEGQMPVVVRPVPEAELFSAREVLLLGTSIDAVAVVRYNDTPVGGGAPGPVAQRLRTLLQADRRAHATPLHCPS from the coding sequence ATGACCACTCCGGTGGCGAGCCGCGACGAGGTGGTGGCCAGGATCCTGGCCACCCCTCGCCCTGGGGAGGAAACGATCCTCGCCTTCTATGAGCATCGCCTGGGCGTGATCTGCACAGACCCCCGCCTGATGCTCATGCCCATGGATGACCATCTGGTGCACCGCGGCGACGGCGTCTTCGAGACCTTGCGCTTCGAGGATGGCTGTATCTACCAATTGGATGCCCATCTGGCGCGTCTGGAGCGTTCTTGCGCCGCCATTGGGCTTGTCCCGCCCGAGCCTTTGACCGTGGTGCGCGGGCGCATCCTCGATGTGTGTCGGGCCGCGGGCGAGCCTTGCGGCCACGTCTTCGTGCTCGTGGGCCGGGGGCCGGGTGGTTTTTCCCTGGACCCGCGGGAATGCCCGCGCGCAAGCCTCTATGTGGTGGTGCGGCGCTTCACCCCCAAGCCCGAGCGCTTTTGGGAGGAAGGGGTGCACGCCTGGCGGGTGTCCATCCCACCCAAGCCTTCCTGGCTGGCTGGGATCAAAAGCGTCAATTATCTTCCCAATGTGCTCATGAAGATGGAGGCCGTGGCCCACGGCGCCGAGTATCCCCTGTGCTTCGACGAGGACGGCAATTTGGCCGAAGGCGCCACGGAGAACGTGGCCCTCGTGGACGCTGCCGGACATTTGGTGATCCCGGAGCTCAAACACGCCCTTTTGGGTACTACCCTCAAGCGGGTCATGACCTTGGTGGAGGGGCAAATGCCGGTGGTGGTGCGGCCGGTGCCCGAGGCGGAGCTCTTCTCCGCCCGCGAGGTGCTGCTTTTGGGTACGAGCATCGATGCCGTGGCCGTGGTGCGCTACAATGATACGCCCGTGGGCGGCGGCGCTCCGGGGCCGGTGGCGCAGCGCCTGCGCACCCTCCTTCAGGCGGACCGCCGCGCTCATGCGACTCCCCTCCATTGTCCATCTTGA
- a CDS encoding aspartate-semialdehyde dehydrogenase has product MSTRPVVAVVGATGAVGREMLDTLARRHFPAAEVRAFASARSAGSLVPFGNTELTVEELTENSFAGIDLALFSAGGSTSEKFAPHAVAAGCVVVDNSSAWRMDPQVPLVVPEVNPDDLAWHKGIIANPNCSTIQMVVVLKPLHDVARIKRVVVSTYQAVSGTGQKAIAELERQVRELFNGQEPTVAVYPHRIAFNCLPHIDVFLENEYTKEEMKMVLETKKIMGDDSIRVTATTVRVPVFYGHSESVNIETEKKLSAKEARAILSQAPGVRVLDNPGEKIYPMPILAAGQDDTLVGRIREDETIPCGLNMFIVADNIRKGAALNAVQIAEELLRRDLLRVPR; this is encoded by the coding sequence ATGAGTACGCGTCCTGTTGTGGCCGTGGTGGGGGCGACCGGCGCTGTGGGCCGGGAAATGCTCGATACCTTGGCCCGTCGTCATTTTCCTGCAGCCGAGGTCCGCGCCTTTGCCTCGGCGCGCTCTGCGGGCTCTTTGGTGCCTTTTGGCAATACCGAGCTCACGGTGGAGGAACTCACCGAAAATTCTTTTGCCGGCATTGATCTCGCCCTCTTTTCCGCCGGTGGCTCCACCTCGGAAAAATTCGCCCCTCACGCCGTGGCCGCGGGTTGTGTGGTGGTGGACAACTCCAGCGCCTGGCGCATGGACCCTCAGGTCCCCTTGGTAGTGCCCGAGGTGAACCCGGATGACCTTGCCTGGCACAAAGGCATCATCGCCAATCCCAATTGTTCCACCATCCAGATGGTGGTGGTCCTCAAACCCCTGCATGACGTGGCCCGTATCAAGCGCGTGGTGGTCTCCACCTACCAGGCGGTGTCCGGTACCGGTCAGAAGGCCATCGCCGAGTTGGAACGCCAGGTGCGCGAGCTCTTCAACGGTCAGGAGCCCACGGTGGCGGTGTACCCGCACCGCATTGCCTTCAATTGCCTGCCGCACATCGATGTCTTCTTGGAGAACGAATATACCAAGGAAGAGATGAAGATGGTGCTGGAGACCAAAAAGATCATGGGCGACGACTCCATCCGGGTCACGGCCACCACCGTGCGGGTGCCGGTGTTTTATGGGCATAGCGAGAGTGTGAACATCGAGACCGAGAAGAAGCTCTCCGCCAAGGAGGCCCGGGCCATCCTCTCCCAGGCCCCTGGGGTGCGGGTGCTCGATAATCCTGGAGAGAAGATCTACCCCATGCCCATCCTCGCCGCCGGACAGGACGACACGCTCGTGGGCCGCATTCGCGAGGACGAGACCATCCCCTGCGGCCTCAACATGTTCATCGTTGCCGACAACATTCGTAAAGGCGCAGCCCTCAACGCGGTGCAGATCGCCGAAGAGCTCTTGCGCCGGGACCTTTTGCGGGTGCCGCGATGA
- the metF gene encoding methylenetetrahydrofolate reductase [NAD(P)H] — protein sequence MRIDELLASGRPFLSLEFFPPKDRRLWPGFFDTVRALTPLNPLFCSVTYGAGGSTQHNTLEIGVRLKQEYGVEPLTHLTCVGASEARLRAFLGPLVENGVENVLALRGDPPRGESQFRPESDQFQHASDLVRFIVSEYPGVCIGVAGYPEKHPEARSMEEDLVFLKHKVEAGASFVITQLFFDNDIYFRFVDRARAIGIDVPIIPGVLPVQNLPALHRMLSFCGASIPQDFLEDLTRAHERYGDAGVRGLGLGYAMRQAADLLQKGAPGVHLYTLNKADACLEIGRHVAQYLGLGGER from the coding sequence ATGCGCATTGACGAGCTTCTGGCAAGCGGCCGGCCGTTTCTCTCCTTGGAGTTTTTTCCTCCCAAGGATCGGCGGCTGTGGCCGGGTTTTTTCGATACGGTCCGCGCCCTGACGCCGCTGAACCCGCTTTTCTGTTCGGTGACGTATGGGGCCGGTGGCTCCACCCAGCATAACACCCTGGAGATCGGGGTGCGCCTCAAGCAGGAGTATGGGGTGGAGCCGCTGACGCATCTCACCTGTGTGGGGGCGAGCGAGGCCCGGTTGCGGGCCTTTTTGGGGCCGCTTGTGGAAAACGGCGTGGAGAATGTCCTCGCCCTGCGCGGGGACCCGCCGCGGGGGGAGAGCCAATTTCGGCCCGAGAGCGACCAATTCCAGCACGCTTCGGATTTGGTGCGCTTTATCGTGAGCGAGTATCCTGGGGTATGCATCGGCGTGGCGGGATACCCGGAAAAGCACCCCGAGGCCCGCTCCATGGAAGAGGACTTGGTGTTTCTCAAGCACAAGGTGGAGGCCGGGGCGAGTTTTGTCATCACCCAGCTTTTCTTCGACAACGACATCTATTTCCGCTTCGTGGACCGCGCCCGCGCCATTGGCATCGATGTGCCCATCATCCCCGGGGTGCTACCGGTACAAAATCTGCCCGCGCTCCATCGCATGCTTTCCTTTTGCGGGGCGAGCATCCCGCAGGACTTTTTGGAAGACCTCACCCGCGCCCATGAACGCTACGGCGACGCCGGTGTGCGCGGGCTTGGCCTCGGCTACGCCATGCGCCAGGCCGCGGACCTCTTGCAAAAGGGGGCCCCTGGGGTGCATTTGTATACCCTCAACAAGGCCGATGCATGCCTGGAGATCGGGCGTCATGTGGCCCAATACTTGGGACTGGGAGGAGAACGCTGA
- a CDS encoding type II secretion system F family protein — protein MAIFLYRVKTRGGRTLKGEMDAPSADIVEAALRRKGYQEIKVKPKPKDLLEGTFLEGGVSDRDMVVFSRQFATMINAGVPILQSLQILSEQTENPKLRRRLYGIRADIEGGSSLFDALRKYPDIFDSLYTNMVNAGEAGGILDQVLLRLADYIEKAAKLKAKIKGAMIYPAVVVTVAIAVIAVILIFVIPTFKTMFESMGGSLPAPTVFVINLSNFVINNFLLLLGGAVAAFVAFKFFYRWEKGQILVDRWVLFLPVFGPLLRKAAVAKFSRTLSTMVSSGVPILNALDIVSKTSGNKTVELGVNEARRAVAEGQTLAEPLEETGVFPPMVIHMVSIGEATGALDTMLGKIADFYDDEVDVAVESLTSLIEPVMIVFLGVVVGGLVISMYLPIFSIADVVSK, from the coding sequence ATGGCCATTTTTCTGTACCGGGTGAAGACCCGCGGCGGGCGGACCCTCAAGGGAGAAATGGACGCCCCGTCCGCGGATATCGTGGAAGCCGCCCTGCGGCGCAAAGGCTACCAGGAAATCAAGGTCAAGCCCAAGCCCAAGGACCTCTTGGAGGGCACCTTCCTGGAAGGTGGGGTCAGCGACCGCGACATGGTGGTCTTCAGCCGGCAATTTGCCACCATGATCAATGCCGGCGTGCCCATCCTCCAATCCCTGCAGATTTTGAGCGAGCAGACGGAAAATCCCAAGCTGCGGCGGCGGCTCTACGGCATTCGCGCCGATATCGAGGGCGGAAGCTCGCTGTTCGATGCCCTGAGAAAGTATCCCGATATCTTCGATTCCCTCTACACCAACATGGTCAACGCGGGCGAGGCCGGCGGTATTTTGGATCAGGTGCTCTTGCGCCTGGCCGACTACATCGAAAAGGCCGCCAAGCTCAAGGCCAAGATCAAAGGCGCCATGATCTATCCTGCGGTGGTGGTGACCGTAGCCATTGCCGTCATCGCCGTGATCCTCATCTTCGTCATTCCCACATTCAAGACCATGTTCGAGTCCATGGGCGGCAGCCTGCCGGCCCCCACAGTGTTCGTCATCAACTTGAGTAATTTTGTCATCAACAACTTTCTCCTGCTCCTCGGCGGCGCCGTGGCCGCCTTTGTGGCCTTCAAGTTCTTTTACCGCTGGGAAAAAGGCCAGATCCTGGTGGACCGGTGGGTGCTCTTTTTGCCGGTGTTTGGTCCGCTCCTTCGCAAGGCCGCGGTGGCCAAGTTCAGCCGCACCCTTTCCACCATGGTCTCCAGTGGTGTGCCCATCTTGAACGCCCTCGACATCGTCTCCAAGACCTCAGGGAACAAGACCGTGGAACTTGGGGTGAACGAGGCGCGCAGGGCCGTTGCCGAAGGTCAGACTTTGGCGGAACCCTTGGAAGAGACTGGGGTGTTTCCGCCCATGGTCATCCATATGGTCTCCATCGGTGAGGCGACGGGTGCTTTGGATACCATGCTCGGGAAGATCGCCGACTTCTATGACGACGAGGTGGACGTGGCCGTGGAATCCCTCACCTCGCTCATCGAACCGGTGATGATCGTGTTTCTGGGCGTGGTGGTGGGCGGTCTGGTCATCAGCATGTATCTGCCCATCTTCTCCATCGCGGATGTGGTCTCCAAATAA
- a CDS encoding NUDIX domain-containing protein, whose product MPAGIDAHAVLVVAGILTRGHEILLARRPEHKHLGGLWEFPGGKVDAGEGLKDALSRELAEELGITVRAACLWKTVEKRRRDSVLRLTVFHVAFWQGEPVGREGQQLGWFSPRQALDLPLVDMDAALLAQLARLWDQEGVWPFFCTG is encoded by the coding sequence GTGCCTGCCGGGATAGACGCGCACGCGGTGCTCGTGGTCGCCGGGATCTTGACCCGCGGGCATGAGATCTTGCTTGCGCGCAGGCCGGAGCACAAACACCTGGGCGGGCTATGGGAGTTTCCCGGCGGCAAGGTGGATGCAGGCGAGGGCCTGAAGGACGCGCTCTCCCGCGAGTTGGCCGAAGAATTGGGAATCACGGTTCGCGCTGCTTGCCTCTGGAAAACTGTGGAGAAACGGCGTAGGGATTCGGTCTTGAGGCTTACCGTGTTTCACGTTGCTTTCTGGCAGGGGGAGCCTGTGGGCCGGGAAGGGCAGCAATTGGGGTGGTTTTCGCCCCGCCAGGCCCTGGATTTGCCGCTGGTGGACATGGATGCGGCACTCCTTGCACAATTGGCGCGACTTTGGGACCAGGAGGGCGTATGGCCATTTTTCTGTACCGGGTGA
- the abc-f gene encoding ribosomal protection-like ABC-F family protein, with product MARITLQAVSKSFGGRDLFSELSLEIHAGTRLALVGPNGCGKSTLLKIVAGEVEPDAGSVHIPRGSRVGYVEQELSAEQLAMALEDFVLETIPSWGEFWHQWRAAVDAGDTTALERLAVRQAELEAQYGYNPEHRAHAILAGLGFAPKMLRRPVEALSGGWRERAKLARVLVAGADILLLDEPTNHLDLDAVEWLEGYVTQFPGVVLFVAHDRYFLDRVATKTLFLGGGKPMLRDGNFSQFVEWFEERAAQAQREAAKLREEIARKQAFVDRFRYKATKARQAQSRLGQIARLKDQLQDMEPARRARSLSFSWPEPDPGNQTVVAAVDLGFAFADAPLFAHLNFHLYRGQKVALVGPNGRGKSTLLKLITGHLEPTAGTVSVGSSITIGYFSQHQTEILRPHFPVLAELKRLASPACTDFQLKSVLGLFLLGESYWDKKVEALSGGEKNRLVLAHLFLKRANFLVLDEPTNHLDMESREALVEALESYPGTVLVVAHDRYLLSQVTDEIWELTPSGIVAHHFGFEEYMRRKAEAASPAPADGALAAAKVASRPASREDLKAQRRQQAEARNRISRQLKPLRERYAALEAQLDAVLAEHGEVEIQLADPATYADAARSQELGRRFAELSRAAEDLMTDLAYLEREIQELEQCLPG from the coding sequence ATGGCACGGATTACGCTCCAAGCGGTCTCCAAGTCTTTTGGCGGCCGCGACCTCTTTTCCGAGCTTTCTCTGGAGATCCACGCCGGGACGCGCTTGGCCTTGGTGGGGCCCAATGGCTGCGGGAAATCCACGCTGCTCAAGATCGTGGCCGGGGAAGTGGAACCCGACGCCGGAAGCGTGCATATCCCCCGCGGAAGCCGCGTCGGCTATGTGGAGCAGGAACTTTCGGCCGAGCAATTGGCCATGGCCTTGGAGGACTTCGTTTTGGAGACCATCCCCTCGTGGGGGGAGTTTTGGCACCAGTGGCGGGCTGCCGTGGACGCGGGCGACACCACGGCATTGGAGCGTCTTGCCGTGCGTCAGGCGGAGCTGGAGGCCCAGTACGGGTACAACCCGGAGCACCGGGCCCATGCCATTTTGGCGGGTTTGGGATTCGCGCCCAAGATGTTGCGGCGGCCGGTGGAGGCGCTCAGCGGCGGGTGGCGGGAACGGGCCAAGTTGGCCCGGGTCTTGGTGGCCGGCGCGGACATTCTGCTGCTCGACGAGCCGACCAACCATCTGGACCTCGACGCCGTGGAGTGGCTGGAAGGCTACGTGACCCAGTTTCCCGGCGTGGTGCTGTTTGTGGCCCATGACCGCTACTTTTTGGACCGGGTGGCCACCAAGACGCTTTTTCTTGGCGGTGGCAAGCCCATGCTCCGGGACGGTAATTTCAGCCAATTCGTCGAGTGGTTCGAGGAGCGGGCCGCCCAGGCGCAGCGCGAGGCTGCCAAGCTCCGCGAGGAGATCGCCCGCAAACAGGCCTTTGTGGATCGTTTCCGCTATAAGGCCACCAAGGCCCGTCAGGCGCAGAGCCGGCTCGGGCAGATCGCCCGCCTCAAGGATCAGCTCCAGGACATGGAGCCAGCGCGCCGGGCGCGCTCCCTTTCCTTTTCCTGGCCGGAGCCGGACCCCGGCAACCAGACCGTGGTCGCTGCGGTGGATTTGGGATTTGCTTTTGCCGATGCGCCGCTTTTCGCCCACCTCAATTTCCATCTCTACCGCGGGCAGAAGGTGGCCTTGGTGGGGCCCAACGGTCGGGGCAAATCCACGCTCCTCAAGCTCATCACCGGGCATTTGGAGCCCACCGCCGGTACGGTGAGCGTGGGCTCGTCCATTACCATCGGCTATTTCAGCCAGCATCAAACGGAAATTTTGCGTCCGCATTTTCCGGTATTGGCGGAACTCAAACGTTTGGCATCCCCGGCGTGCACGGATTTTCAGCTCAAGTCCGTGCTCGGGCTTTTTCTTTTGGGCGAGAGCTATTGGGACAAGAAGGTGGAGGCCCTTTCCGGCGGGGAGAAGAACCGCCTGGTGCTTGCCCATCTCTTTCTCAAGCGCGCCAATTTCTTGGTGCTCGACGAGCCGACCAATCACCTCGACATGGAAAGCCGCGAGGCGCTGGTGGAGGCCTTGGAGAGCTACCCCGGCACCGTGCTCGTGGTGGCCCACGACCGCTACCTCCTCTCTCAAGTCACGGACGAGATTTGGGAACTCACGCCTTCCGGCATTGTGGCGCATCATTTCGGCTTTGAAGAATACATGCGCCGCAAGGCGGAGGCCGCCAGCCCGGCGCCGGCGGACGGCGCTCTTGCTGCGGCCAAAGTCGCGTCGCGGCCAGCCAGCCGGGAGGACCTCAAGGCGCAGCGCCGCCAGCAGGCAGAGGCGCGCAACCGCATCTCCCGGCAACTCAAACCCCTGCGGGAACGCTACGCGGCCTTGGAGGCGCAGCTCGACGCAGTCCTTGCGGAACACGGAGAGGTCGAAATCCAGCTGGCCGACCCGGCCACCTACGCCGATGCCGCCCGCTCCCAGGAGCTTGGCCGCCGCTTTGCCGAACTCTCCCGCGCTGCCGAAGACTTGATGACGGATCTTGCCTATTTGGAGCGGGAGATTCAGGAGCTGGAGCAGTGCCTGCCGGGATAG
- a CDS encoding glycosyltransferase yields the protein MGKPRVSVVLPCYQAEDTLPACLESLLAQTLGDLEVIAVDDGSRDATAEVLRRYARWDTRVRPFFRPHEGFVATVNFGLAQSQGEFVARMDADDVCLPARLAEQAHFLDAHPHIGLVGCLVRFGGDAVRARGYQAYVEWTNSVVDEESISRSRFIESPFAHPSLMWRRPLVSRLGGFYEGPFPEDYEPILRWLDAGVRMAKVPQELLVWNDPPTRLSRTDPRYDSEAFYAIKARYLARWLHSQGHERVAVVGAGRLSRRRALLLEAHGVEIRYFLDVDPAKIGKTLAGKPVFSWYAMESAGQDFLVSYVGGRGGRERVAAFLERRGYEAGRHYILAA from the coding sequence ATGGGAAAACCTCGTGTTTCCGTTGTGTTGCCATGCTACCAGGCCGAGGACACCTTGCCGGCGTGTCTCGAGAGCCTCCTTGCACAGACCTTGGGCGACCTGGAAGTTATCGCCGTCGACGATGGTTCCAGGGATGCCACGGCCGAGGTCTTGCGGCGCTACGCCCGCTGGGACACTCGCGTGCGGCCGTTTTTCCGACCCCACGAGGGATTCGTGGCCACGGTCAATTTTGGTTTGGCCCAAAGTCAGGGGGAGTTTGTCGCCCGCATGGACGCCGATGACGTGTGCCTGCCGGCGCGGTTGGCCGAGCAGGCGCATTTTTTGGATGCGCACCCGCATATCGGCCTGGTGGGGTGTTTGGTGCGTTTTGGCGGGGACGCGGTGCGTGCCCGTGGGTACCAGGCGTACGTGGAGTGGACCAACTCGGTGGTGGACGAGGAGTCCATCTCCCGCTCCCGCTTCATCGAATCTCCCTTCGCCCATCCCAGCCTCATGTGGCGTCGGCCTCTTGTCAGCCGCTTGGGGGGCTTCTATGAGGGGCCCTTCCCCGAGGATTACGAGCCCATCTTGCGCTGGCTCGATGCGGGGGTCCGCATGGCCAAGGTGCCGCAGGAGCTCCTTGTCTGGAACGACCCGCCCACGCGGCTGTCGCGCACGGATCCGCGCTATGATTCCGAGGCCTTTTACGCCATCAAGGCCCGGTATTTGGCCCGTTGGCTCCATAGCCAAGGACACGAGCGCGTCGCCGTGGTGGGTGCCGGGCGGCTTTCCCGGCGGCGGGCCCTGCTTTTGGAGGCCCATGGGGTGGAGATCCGGTATTTTCTCGATGTGGATCCGGCAAAAATCGGCAAGACGCTTGCGGGAAAGCCCGTATTTTCGTGGTATGCAATGGAGTCTGCCGGGCAGGACTTCCTTGTATCGTATGTGGGAGGCCGTGGAGGACGGGAACGCGTGGCCGCGTTTTTGGAACGCCGCGGCTACGAGGCAGGTCGCCACTATATTTTGGCGGCATAA
- a CDS encoding A/G-specific adenine glycosylase → MTPFAHTLIHWFAENARPLPWRTTNDPYHVWLAEIMAQQTQMDRVVPYFTRFVAQIPHIPALAAAPEALVLKLWEGLGYYRRAHHLMACARVLCQDLDAQLPSHPRLLCRLPGIGPYVAAAIASIAYNQDVPVVDANVLRVVTRLRAIRTPVTATDTRQAVAAFCREHLPSGQARFFNQGLMELGALICTPRQPRCEGCPMAPQCRAAQDGTTQELPVRLPRPQVIRITMATGLIWHQGRVLVQQRRRDDVWGGLWEFPGGVVEAGERPEAAVCREIAEETGLTVQAPRLLGVFRHSYMQYRVTLHAFEVRLASDPNHLTLTEAETARWATWDEVRALPFPAGHRKLVEALSREQDHPHRG, encoded by the coding sequence ATGACGCCCTTTGCGCATACCCTCATTCATTGGTTTGCAGAAAACGCCCGGCCGCTTCCCTGGCGCACCACCAACGATCCGTACCACGTATGGCTGGCGGAGATCATGGCCCAACAGACGCAAATGGATCGGGTCGTGCCTTATTTTACGCGCTTTGTCGCCCAAATTCCCCATATCCCGGCCTTGGCCGCCGCGCCAGAGGCGCTGGTGCTCAAACTCTGGGAAGGGCTTGGCTATTACCGCCGCGCCCACCACCTCATGGCCTGTGCCCGCGTCCTGTGCCAGGATTTGGACGCCCAACTCCCCTCCCACCCGCGGCTGCTCTGCCGTCTTCCCGGCATCGGCCCCTATGTGGCCGCAGCCATTGCCAGCATCGCCTACAATCAGGACGTGCCTGTGGTAGACGCCAATGTACTGCGGGTGGTGACGCGGCTTCGCGCCATCCGGACTCCTGTCACCGCCACGGATACCCGGCAGGCCGTGGCGGCCTTCTGCCGCGAACATCTGCCCTCTGGCCAGGCACGCTTCTTCAACCAAGGACTCATGGAACTGGGGGCCCTCATCTGCACCCCGCGGCAGCCCCGCTGCGAGGGCTGCCCGATGGCGCCGCAATGCCGCGCCGCCCAGGACGGCACCACCCAGGAGCTCCCCGTACGGCTGCCACGGCCCCAGGTGATCCGCATCACCATGGCCACAGGCCTCATCTGGCACCAAGGCCGGGTGCTCGTGCAGCAGCGACGCCGAGACGACGTGTGGGGCGGGCTGTGGGAATTTCCCGGCGGCGTGGTGGAGGCGGGCGAGCGGCCGGAAGCCGCCGTGTGCCGGGAGATCGCCGAAGAAACCGGCCTGACGGTGCAAGCGCCTCGACTGCTGGGTGTCTTCCGGCATAGCTATATGCAGTACCGCGTCACGCTGCACGCCTTCGAAGTGCGCCTTGCAAGCGACCCCAACCACCTGACCCTCACCGAGGCGGAAACCGCCCGCTGGGCCACCTGGGACGAGGTGCGCGCCCTGCCCTTTCCCGCCGGACACCGCAAATTGGTGGAGGCCTTAAGCCGCGAGCAGGATCATCCCCATCGGGGCTGA
- a CDS encoding GGDEF domain-containing protein — translation MPQSYWSLGLPLAIAQALEVMLTAPLAAAEPAKLADLREDAVVFVAASTWDSVPRNTRRILEQGGLACVLVADTTAEHALELFAAGRFVAVVTLPLTTEKITVLITQLREMFQISADMRNMAKEITLERELLVRKNEELAFLNGVLRNASATLEIQQVLASYLHALTTLVPVHQAAAVLWESTENGLEADFLLPHGAPELQEQWINHLGHVMERLGGGIATAFRREVLRWGEPLQHPPHKAELFTQTLQTTQGGTFGALVLCTQGAHTLGRDRLRTLHAAANHVALALHNALRFRRVKAMADHDGLTHIANRHAFDKRLREEMKRHQRHAQELSLLMLDLDFFKAVNDTYGHLAGDMVLARVGQLLQRTLRESDFPARFGGEEFIVLLPQTGEEQAWILAERIRSLIAQERFSFEGKTFRVTASIGVAGMRPGAVTPPEALVHEADQALYRAKTSGRNMVCVSSVCDASTPICAHS, via the coding sequence ATGCCGCAGTCCTATTGGTCTCTTGGACTTCCTTTGGCCATCGCCCAGGCCCTCGAAGTCATGCTGACCGCCCCCTTGGCCGCCGCCGAGCCTGCAAAGCTCGCGGATCTTCGTGAAGATGCGGTCGTTTTCGTGGCAGCGTCCACGTGGGACTCCGTACCGCGCAACACCCGCCGTATCCTGGAACAGGGCGGGCTTGCCTGCGTGCTGGTGGCGGACACCACCGCCGAGCACGCCCTGGAACTTTTTGCCGCCGGCCGCTTCGTGGCGGTGGTGACGCTTCCCTTGACCACGGAAAAGATCACCGTCCTCATCACGCAACTGCGGGAGATGTTCCAGATCAGCGCGGACATGCGCAATATGGCCAAAGAGATCACCCTGGAGCGGGAACTCTTGGTGCGCAAAAACGAAGAACTCGCCTTTCTCAACGGCGTGCTGCGCAACGCATCGGCCACCCTGGAGATCCAGCAGGTGCTCGCCTCCTACCTCCATGCCCTCACCACCCTGGTGCCCGTGCACCAAGCCGCCGCAGTTCTTTGGGAATCCACGGAAAATGGCCTGGAAGCGGATTTCCTCCTCCCCCACGGGGCCCCGGAACTCCAGGAGCAATGGATCAATCATCTCGGCCACGTCATGGAACGGCTAGGCGGCGGCATCGCCACGGCCTTTCGGCGGGAAGTCCTCAGATGGGGAGAGCCTTTGCAGCACCCCCCACACAAGGCCGAACTCTTTACCCAGACCCTCCAGACGACCCAGGGGGGGACCTTCGGCGCCCTCGTACTCTGCACCCAAGGGGCCCACACCTTGGGGCGAGATCGATTGCGCACCCTGCACGCCGCAGCCAACCACGTGGCCCTGGCCCTGCACAACGCCCTGCGCTTTCGCCGCGTCAAGGCCATGGCGGACCACGACGGCCTGACCCACATCGCCAACCGCCATGCCTTCGACAAACGGCTGCGGGAGGAGATGAAACGTCACCAGCGGCACGCCCAGGAACTCAGCCTGCTCATGCTGGACCTCGATTTCTTCAAGGCCGTCAACGATACTTACGGCCACTTGGCTGGAGACATGGTGCTTGCCCGCGTGGGGCAATTGCTGCAGCGCACCTTACGGGAATCGGACTTCCCGGCCCGGTTCGGCGGCGAAGAATTCATCGTCCTCTTGCCGCAGACCGGTGAAGAGCAGGCGTGGATTCTCGCCGAGCGCATCCGCAGCCTCATTGCCCAGGAACGCTTTTCCTTCGAGGGCAAGACCTTCCGGGTGACGGCCTCCATCGGCGTCGCCGGCATGCGCCCCGGGGCTGTCACCCCGCCGGAGGCCCTGGTGCACGAGGCCGATCAGGCCCTCTACCGGGCCAAGACCAGCGGCCGCAACATGGTGTGCGTCTCGTCCGTGTGCGACGCCTCGACCCCGATCTGCGCCCACTCGTAG
- a CDS encoding isoamylase early set domain-containing protein: MAIEKKYLKSKKKFKVTFTLSAEESGGATSAALVGEFTRWMDGALPMQRDKQGNFRAVVELPGGRRYAFRYLLDGSRWENDWKADAYRYCPFAAADNSILDLTEIPS, translated from the coding sequence ATGGCTATTGAAAAGAAGTACCTGAAGTCCAAAAAGAAATTTAAGGTCACCTTTACGCTTTCCGCAGAAGAGAGCGGCGGGGCGACGAGCGCCGCCCTGGTGGGGGAATTTACCCGGTGGATGGACGGGGCCTTGCCCATGCAGCGGGACAAGCAAGGGAATTTTCGCGCCGTGGTGGAGCTCCCCGGCGGCCGGCGGTATGCCTTCCGCTATCTGCTCGATGGCAGTCGCTGGGAAAACGATTGGAAGGCCGACGCCTACCGGTATTGTCCCTTTGCCGCTGCGGACAACTCCATCCTCGATCTCACCGAGATCCCGTCCTAG